Below is a window of Desmonostoc muscorum LEGE 12446 DNA.
CCATTAGTGCAGGTTACAGGTTCTTTTGGTACATGGGTGGGCGATCGCCTCCGTCTTGAGGGCGAAGACTTGAGATCCACGAGTTTAGCAGCAATGGCGGCTGGCTTTACCGCCTTGTTTGGCGCACCATTAGGTGGGGCGATGTTTGCCCTAGAAATTCTTCACCATCAGCATATCGTCGAATACTACGAAGCTTTAATGCCAGCGATCGTTTCTAGTTGCGCTAGTTATTTAGTATTTGCCTTCATCACCCATTTGGGAATTGCTCCCACCTGGCATTTTCCCCAATACAGTTTAGAGAACATCGATGATTTTGCTGTGGCTATCCTGTTTGGAATCATCGGCGCTGTTGCAGGTTGGATTTTTATGGTCATTTTTCGCGGCTGTGACAGGCTGTTGGCGATGGTTCCCGGTCCCGTTTATGTACGCACAACATTAGCAGGATTGGGCTTAGGTTCTTTAGCAGCTTTCTTACCCTTAACCCGCTATTTCGGACATGAAGAATTAGAGTCAGTCCTAAGTACTAATTTTTCAGTTGTTTTTTTGTTAATTTTAGCCTTGGGTAAGATGGCATCTATCAGTATCACAGTCACTGGTGCGTGGCGCGGTGGTTTCATTATTCCCTTATTTTTTACTGGTGCTTGTATTGGTAAAGCAATTGCAATTTTAATTCCGGGGTTGAATCCTGCACTAGCTATGATTTGCACAATGGCAGCTATCAATGCAGCGGTGACACGTACACCCATAAGTACAACTTTGTTGTTATCAAAATTGACTAATTTTAGCCCTTTGACGCCAATACTTTTTGCTAGTTTAATTGGGTTTTTTCTCGCACCAAAAGTTCCTTTTATAGCTTCTCAACTTAAATCACAGCAATCTCTTGAGGAGATACAAAGTTAATTCGTAATTCGTAATTCGTAATTCGTAATTCGTAATTATATAAGTAAAATACAGAGATGATTTGAAAATGTTTTTTGCTGATCTGCGATCGCTTAATACTCAGGACAAGTGATAATACATCCTTCTGGCCATATCGATAGCAGGTCTTCTCGCACCCAACCAGTAACGTTACTTGGGAATTTGATGCGATGCCAACGATATTGATCCGCCTGTTTGTAGGTATCTTCAACCGTCACCAAATCACCTGACAGCGCGTTGTACAGAACCTTGCTTCTTAAGTTGGGAGACGAACGCACGTTAATTTTATACCCGCGATTCCCTGCTATGGTTGCATAACGCTTGTTGCTCACCTCAAACCTGACTAAATCGCTCCGTAGCCAACCGCTTAGCGTGCCTTCCACCTTTGGTTGCACATAGAACCAGCGATCGCCATCATTTCCCACAGTAATATTCAAAACCTCCACATTAGCCCCCGATGGTAAGATTTCTTCTACGGGTGCTGTCAAAGATGCAGCTGTTCGTAGATTACTTCTACTCGTCAAGGTTGCCGGACGAGCCATTACAGGCAATACTCCAGTCATCAATGTTCCAAAAGTTAACAATCCTGCTGTCAACTTTGTGATTAAACTCATAAATTCTCCAGAAGGTGGAAGTATGGCATAAAAAAAATTAAGCATGAAGAATGAAGTCTAAAAACTTCATACTTCATGCCTATCACGAGAATGACAGTCTTTTATTGGCTAGCGGAACATGCTGCTGACTGAGGTATCTTCATGAATTCGCCAGATAGTTTCTCCTAAGAGATTAGCTACTGACAGCACCACTAGTTGTGGAAAGCGATTACTTTCTGGTATGGGAATCGTGTTTGTGACGATGACTTCCTCAAACAAGCCACTAGATAACCGCTCCACAGCAGGTGGAGAGAAGACTGCATGAGTTGCACAGGCGTATACCTGACTAGCTCCTTCTTCACGCAGTAGTCGCGCTCCTTCAGCGATCGTACCACCAGTATCGATCATGTCATCCACCAAGACTGCGGTTTTGCCTTTAACATCGCCGATGACATTTAACACTTCTGCAACATTGTGTGCCTGACGACGTTTGTCAATAATTGCCAGTGGAGCATCATTTAGTTTTTTGGCAAATGCTCTAGCTCGTGCAACACCGCCAACATCTGGAGAAACAACCACAAGGTCGGACAGTTTTTTGCTTGCGAGATAATCTAATAATACAGGCGAACCGTAAACATGATCAAAAGGTATGTCGAAATAGCCCTGAATCTGAGCCGAGTGCAAATCCATTGCTAAAACGCGGTTGGCACCTGCTTCGGTGATCAAGTTAGCAACCAGCTTGGCGGTTATTGATTCTCGTCCTGCGGTTTTGCGATCGGCTCGGGCGTAGCCATAGTAGGGGATTACAGCGGTTACCTGTCGTGCAGAAGCTCGACGACAAGCGTCAACCATAATCAACAATTCCATCAAGTGATCGTTGACGGGTTGACAACATGGCTGGATTAAATAGACATCACAACCCCGAATCGATTCTTGGATTTGAACGTAAAGTTCTCCATCCGCAAACCTTTTGCGGATCATTGGCCCCAAGTCCATGCCCAGGTAACGAGCGACTTCTTGAGACAGTTGTAGATTGGCAGAGCCAGAAAACAGCCGCAGGCGATGATTATCAGTCAGTCCTGTTCCAGGTGCTTCCACTTTGAAAGTTGCAGAACTGAGCACAGCAGATCCTCGATGTGCATTCATAACAATATTATCATTGGAGATTTTATAGATTTAACCAAGAAATAGCCTAAAAAAACATCTGTGAGTTTTATTGAAGCTTCCATACAAAATTTAAACATTTTTCCATAAAATTATCATTTGTTAATTGTCTAATCTTAATTGGCTAACAAACTGCTGATACCTAAATTGACATTAAGTCAACTCAGACGACTAGATACACTAGTTGAATTTTTTTGGTGTTGAGGTAAATAACCCTAATCCCTCAAAGATTGGTGTGATAGATAGATTGTTCTAACTACCTCATTTATAACTGAGAGCAAAGCATTTACAAGTTAAGTGATATTGAAATTTGTTCAAAGACAGAAGAAGGCTTGTGACTAAGTGTTCAGGGAGTATCTTATTATATTCTATGATTTTAACCGCAAATAAATAAACTGGCAGATTTCATTTTAGGTTCTAATTAACACAATTAAAACCGAAAATACCCGTATTTATCGAAGTTATTAGAGTTATGGGTTCTGGTGAAGCTGGAATATACGGCAGAATTCAGAATGAGCTACGCCCCGCTGTGCTAACAGAATTCAGGAGTAAAAGACGCTTTATACCTCGGTAATAGACGAATCGAAGAATTCAGAAGTCAGAATTCAGGAGTCAGAATCAATAGACCTGCCTTGAAAATAGGGACTGGAGACTGGGGATTGGGGATTGGGAAAGAGATATTTTCATTCCTTCCTCGTGCTTGTGTAGCGTGCGCTTTGCGCTCACTGTGTTCATGGAGTCTCTTGCAAAAGTCCCCTAACACCCCACCCCCAGCCCCTCCCCTTAACAAGGGGAGGGGAGCGTTTGCTTTACTCAAATGCGGGGTGGGGTTCTTTATTTTTGATTTATGCAAGAGACTCCATGAGCTGCGTTCACAAGGAACAATGAAAATTTCTTTTCCTTACTCATACCCAACCCAATTCTGACGACTAACGCCTCTATTCTGTTCGATAAAAGAAGGAAGTTGCAACAAGTCTTTACCCTTGTCTCCAATTCATCTTGTGCTGTTTGTTGACGTACCCTACTCCAGAAAGGCAAGATTGCTGTGGACAGTTTCTCACTGGGAGTATACCTATTAGGTAAGGTAAAATATCGCTGCATGTAACTGTCCGTCGCCACTTGGACTTATCTTTGTGGGTGACTTCCTCCTCAGTTGCCATTACACTCAATCATTCGATCATGCAATCACCCATTACAGTTGGCACTGTCTTGCAAAACCGTTACCGGATAATTCAAATTCTCGGACAAGGGGGATTTGGTAGAACCTATCTGGCAGAAGACCAAAGGCGCTTTAACGAACTTTGCGCGATCAAGGAATTGATTTCAACAGCAACGGACGCTTTGGCTTGGGAGAAGGCACAGGAGCTTTTCCACCGAGAAGCTGCTATCTTGTATCAAATAGAACACCCACAAGTGCCGAAATTCCGGGAAAGATTTGAGGAAGACCAACGCTTGTTTTTGGTGGAGGATTACGTTGCAGGTCAAACGTACCAAACTCTGCTGACCGAGAAGCAAGCTGTGGGTCAAACTTTCACAGAAACAGAAGTATTGGGGTTAATTCAGTCTTTGTTGCCTGTTTTAGAGCATATTCACAGCCGAGGGATTATTCACCGGGATATCTCGCCAGAAAATATTATTTTGCGAGATAGCGATGGTAAGCCTGTGTTAATTGACTTTGGAGTGGTAAAAGAACTGGCAACGCGTTTGCGATCGCCAGATAGTCCAATGCCTGTAACTAGTGTGGTAAAGTTAGGCTACTCTCCGAGTGAACAAGTGCAAACAGGAGGAGCGTATCCTAGTAGTGATTTGTATGCATTAGCGGTGAGTGCGATTGTTTTGCTGACTGGTAAGGAACCAAGATATCTATTTGATCAAAACCAATTAACTTGGAATTGGCAGCAGTGGGTAAAAGTGAATCCACAATTTGCCCAAGTTTTGCATCGAATGTTAAATCATATTCCCAGCGATCGCTACCAAACTGCGGCTGATGTATCCCAAGCATTACAATTTTTGCAGCAACCCAGTGCCCCTACCTCTAATGTTTCCAACTTGCAGACAATGGCTGTTGCCCGTCGCCCTGATTTGGTATCACCACCAGCTTCGCCGAAAAAACCCGATCCGGTGATTCCACCAAGTCAGACTAGCTCTATTTTGGATAATCCGTTAGCGATCGCAGCAATTGGTGCGGCTGTAGTTATTTTAGCGGGATTTGGTTCTTGGGCACTGGTAAGTTCGATTCGCAGTCAGTCAAAAACATCACCAGAACAGACGCTTCCCCAAAATTTTCCTTCACCAGTGATTTCTGGTGGTACTACATTCACATCCACACCTACACCCACACCTACTCAAGAGCAACCTGTTATATCTACTAAGCCTTTGAATCTGGGAGCATTTAAAGCTACCGCAGTGGAAGGTACTCTCAAAGCAAATCAAATCATCCGCTATACTTTTGTTGGCGAGCAAGGAGCTAAGTTAAGTACGTTTCTTGAGCCAGGAAGCAGTGTTTTGCTAACTGTCTTAAATCCCAATCAACAACCAATTGATAATAATGCTCAGCGAGTTACATCTTATGAAGGCACATTGTTAGTTACTGGAGTATACACTATCGAATTAACTCTGCTTTCAGGAGTTGACGAAAGCAATTACAATCTCAATGCTGGATTACAAAAACTCATCCAACCGACACCCATAGAAATACCCACGCCAACGCCAACGCCAACCCCAACGGCAACTCCAACGCAGACACCTTTGCCAACTCCAACAGAAACATTTACACCAATTCCAACACTAACTCCAACTCCAATTCCAACAGAAATTCCAACTCCAGAGACAGAAAATAATAATCCGCCTGTTGATAGCACACTCACACCAATTCCCGATCCAACAATTTCGCCTTAAATTTAGCTGTTTATCTTTTAAATAAATGAATGTAATTGTCGAAATCGTCCTAAAATAAATTATTAGTTATTAGTGTTTTTTCTGATCACTAATAACTAATAATGAAAAAACAAGCCAATATTAAGTAAAGTTTGGCGATCAAACTCAAATAACAACAGATGTGGTGAAAATAAATAAAAACTACTGTATATTTATGATGCGTCCGGATAATTTATTAAATAACTAGTATTATACAAATTGTTGAAGACACTACTGATTACTGGAACTGATACGGAGGCTGGTAAAACTGTTTTAACCACAGCGTTAGCAGCTTATTGGCAAAAATATTACCCGCAGCGTAGCTGGGGAATCATGAAACCAATTCAATCGGGGATTGGCGATCGCGAATTGTACCAAAATCTATTCACCCTAGAACAATCTCCCGAAGAAATTACACCTTTGTATTTTCAAGCACCCTTAGCTCCTCCCATCGCCGCAGCACGAGAAAATCGCCGAGTAGATTTAGCACTGGTGTGGCAAACTTTGTCTAAATTGCGATCGCAGCGTGATTTTCTGCTGGTAGAAGCCTTGGGTGGCTTGGGTTCGCCAGTCACGGACGAATTAACGGTAGCTGATTTAGCCGCAGAATGGCGTTTACCAACGGTATTGGTAGTACCAGTGAGATTAGGAGCGATCGCTCAAGCAGTGGCCAATGTCGCATTAGCTAGACAATCGCGGGTGCATCTGGTAGGCATTGTGTTGAACTGCGTCCAACCCCGTTCCGATGCAGAGATAGCCGACTGGACACCACACCAATTGATTCAATCATTAACTAACACGCCAGTTTTAGGCTGCTTACCTTATCTAGAGAATCCCACTGATTTAGATAAACTTGCTCAAATAGCATCAGATTTAGATTTAGAAACACTAATGTAAATCGCAAAAAATTCTTCCATTCTTATGACTGTAGAACTCCAAAGCGACAACGACAAATTACAGACAAGCAATAGTATAAAGACAAATCAAGAAACAGAAAGCGAAAAAGTTCTATGTTCTCATTGTCAGCGCACCGCTACAAACGGTATTAAATGTAAAGGAATTTGTGTGGCTGACAGTGACTATTAAGGGTCAAAAGCTGTTTGGATTAGCCCTCTTCTATCACCTGGGGAGAGAAAAATAGATGTAGGTTGGGCTTACCGTGTGTGAAACCCAACAATACCGAGGTCTTCGGGTGTTGGGTTCCCCTTCAGGATCTTGCTACATTTCTCAACCCTTACTACACGTAAATTGATACAAGTCTTAAAGCAAGGCGTAAGCGTCACCCTTAAGATTGACGCTTACACCCAACAAATTTGGGCTTTATCTTTTTAAGTTGACACCAATGCATAACTATGCTCCCCTACAGGTGTACCTCACTTGACAACGCACCCCATTGTTAGGGTCGAGGGGAACATTACTGTTCCACCCCTCCCATCCGAAACCGTGCATGAAAGTTGTCCCTTCACACGGCTACTCAATGTGTTTCCCTATTGTCACGGAGGGACTTCTGACTACCATCAGTAGCAGTTTTAACATTGTGGCAATGACGGTGCAGTAATTGAAGATTGTTCCATTCTTTTTTACCTCCACAACTCAGGGGTTTGATGTGGTCAATCTCCAATAAATCACCTTCAAGAAAATTTAAGCCACATCCCATACATTTACCTTTCTGTTGCTTAAGGAGGTTCCTTTTAGTAGTAGGTAAATTTGGATGATTACTTAACCTTAAACTCCAGTAGATAGTGTCATCATCATAAGGACTTTTATCACCTCTAACTTTTACATAATCGTTAACACTGGAGTGAAATTCGATATGTGATAATAACTTTAATCCGTTACTATCTGGTCTAGTTGTGAATACCCAATGGTTGTCACCTATGGTATGCCAATACTTTTGATGACCGTGATAAATACTTCCGGTTTGTCTTTTAGCCCATCTTCTTAGACGAAGATAAGTTATTCTATCTAACCGGGCGAAATCCCCAACAGTTCCAGCGTCTGAAACTCTATAAAATGTAGCCCATCCCCTAATAATAGGGTTAAGTTCTTTAATTAGTTCTGCTTGAGAACGTGACTTACATTTTATGATGATGCTTTTCATCTTATTTTTGTGAGCATCAATCGCCTTTTTTGAAGGGGTAATAAGGGTAATGAAACCAAGACGAGTACCGAAACTATTTTTGTTTTCTCGGTATTTACCCACTTTTTTATGCTGAATATGGTGTCCCAGAAAATCAAATCCTGCTTGACCATCTTCACTTAAATCTGGGTGCAGTGTATGTGCTACACGGGTCTTTTCTGGTTTCAGTTCTAAGCCAATACCTTTGAGCCAAATTCTGATGATTTCCTCACACCGATTAATGACCGCTCGTGATTCGTGTAAAACTATGAAATCGTCCGCATACCTAATGAAGG
It encodes the following:
- a CDS encoding chloride channel protein; this encodes MPPNNRTPTNQTQRWKFLQLFGLVKRNPLFISRWVLRWVVVGTVCGLFASLYWIILELMTHQLERFEGVSLLIVMPIAGLIVGLVIHFLGNPGEIAVIVDNIHFRGGRLDARKNPAMILASLVSIAAGGSAGPEAPLVQVTGSFGTWVGDRLRLEGEDLRSTSLAAMAAGFTALFGAPLGGAMFALEILHHQHIVEYYEALMPAIVSSCASYLVFAFITHLGIAPTWHFPQYSLENIDDFAVAILFGIIGAVAGWIFMVIFRGCDRLLAMVPGPVYVRTTLAGLGLGSLAAFLPLTRYFGHEELESVLSTNFSVVFLLILALGKMASISITVTGAWRGGFIIPLFFTGACIGKAIAILIPGLNPALAMICTMAAINAAVTRTPISTTLLLSKLTNFSPLTPILFASLIGFFLAPKVPFIASQLKSQQSLEEIQS
- a CDS encoding SH3 domain-containing protein, whose protein sequence is MSLITKLTAGLLTFGTLMTGVLPVMARPATLTSRSNLRTAASLTAPVEEILPSGANVEVLNITVGNDGDRWFYVQPKVEGTLSGWLRSDLVRFEVSNKRYATIAGNRGYKINVRSSPNLRSKVLYNALSGDLVTVEDTYKQADQYRWHRIKFPSNVTGWVREDLLSIWPEGCIITCPEY
- a CDS encoding ribose-phosphate pyrophosphokinase, with the protein product MNAHRGSAVLSSATFKVEAPGTGLTDNHRLRLFSGSANLQLSQEVARYLGMDLGPMIRKRFADGELYVQIQESIRGCDVYLIQPCCQPVNDHLMELLIMVDACRRASARQVTAVIPYYGYARADRKTAGRESITAKLVANLITEAGANRVLAMDLHSAQIQGYFDIPFDHVYGSPVLLDYLASKKLSDLVVVSPDVGGVARARAFAKKLNDAPLAIIDKRRQAHNVAEVLNVIGDVKGKTAVLVDDMIDTGGTIAEGARLLREEGASQVYACATHAVFSPPAVERLSSGLFEEVIVTNTIPIPESNRFPQLVVLSVANLLGETIWRIHEDTSVSSMFR
- a CDS encoding serine/threonine-protein kinase, encoding MQSPITVGTVLQNRYRIIQILGQGGFGRTYLAEDQRRFNELCAIKELISTATDALAWEKAQELFHREAAILYQIEHPQVPKFRERFEEDQRLFLVEDYVAGQTYQTLLTEKQAVGQTFTETEVLGLIQSLLPVLEHIHSRGIIHRDISPENIILRDSDGKPVLIDFGVVKELATRLRSPDSPMPVTSVVKLGYSPSEQVQTGGAYPSSDLYALAVSAIVLLTGKEPRYLFDQNQLTWNWQQWVKVNPQFAQVLHRMLNHIPSDRYQTAADVSQALQFLQQPSAPTSNVSNLQTMAVARRPDLVSPPASPKKPDPVIPPSQTSSILDNPLAIAAIGAAVVILAGFGSWALVSSIRSQSKTSPEQTLPQNFPSPVISGGTTFTSTPTPTPTQEQPVISTKPLNLGAFKATAVEGTLKANQIIRYTFVGEQGAKLSTFLEPGSSVLLTVLNPNQQPIDNNAQRVTSYEGTLLVTGVYTIELTLLSGVDESNYNLNAGLQKLIQPTPIEIPTPTPTPTPTATPTQTPLPTPTETFTPIPTLTPTPIPTEIPTPETENNNPPVDSTLTPIPDPTISP
- the bioD gene encoding dethiobiotin synthase; this encodes MKTLLITGTDTEAGKTVLTTALAAYWQKYYPQRSWGIMKPIQSGIGDRELYQNLFTLEQSPEEITPLYFQAPLAPPIAAARENRRVDLALVWQTLSKLRSQRDFLLVEALGGLGSPVTDELTVADLAAEWRLPTVLVVPVRLGAIAQAVANVALARQSRVHLVGIVLNCVQPRSDAEIADWTPHQLIQSLTNTPVLGCLPYLENPTDLDKLAQIASDLDLETLM
- the ltrA gene encoding group II intron reverse transcriptase/maturase, whose amino-acid sequence is MNTPKSDSIENTEGWRNINWRKVEKYVFKLQKRIYAASRCGDIKRVRKLQRILMRSWSNRVLAVRRVTQDNQGKKTAGVDGVKSLSPEARLNLAKGLRINGKSKPTRRIWIPKPGKTEKRPLSIPTMFDRALQAVVKTTLDPEWEARFEASSYGFRQGRSCHDAIKHIKNCIVSKAKFVLDADISQCFDRIDQKALLLKLNMKGKVKQQIKAWLNSGVIDSGELIATNSGTPQGGVISPLLANIALHGLEDLINQEFPANKSGKVRGSKTKFGYKICQPTFIRYADDFIVLHESRAVINRCEEIIRIWLKGIGLELKPEKTRVAHTLHPDLSEDGQAGFDFLGHHIQHKKVGKYRENKNSFGTRLGFITLITPSKKAIDAHKNKMKSIIIKCKSRSQAELIKELNPIIRGWATFYRVSDAGTVGDFARLDRITYLRLRRWAKRQTGSIYHGHQKYWHTIGDNHWVFTTRPDSNGLKLLSHIEFHSSVNDYVKVRGDKSPYDDDTIYWSLRLSNHPNLPTTKRNLLKQQKGKCMGCGLNFLEGDLLEIDHIKPLSCGGKKEWNNLQLLHRHCHNVKTATDGSQKSLRDNRETH